Proteins from a single region of Desulfatirhabdium butyrativorans DSM 18734:
- a CDS encoding GAF and HD-GYP domain-containing protein: protein MQKPSAAQPVFQSEPGLDQLIETIGAEVRRFVADSHRKTLRLVEIGTALTAERHTGRLLERIVEEACELTGSDGGTLYLVDCAKTHLSFAIVLNRTLGIAMGGSSGRIPWSAVPLFDDDGSPNERNVSAYAALKEQVVNIPDVYQAEGFDFEGTRTYDRQAGYRSKSMLVVPLHDHERELIGVLQLVNALDPATGDAIPFSIENQKICESLASLAGTALIQTRLINDLDKLLQAFIRSIGMAIDEKSTVTSGHVRRVTELTTSIAQALNAETGGVFGPVRFGPDELKELQMAAWLHDLGKITTPNHIMDKSTRLEGIYDRIELIRTRFEVLKRDAEIAFLQVQVQGLDTAAIREAKEKRDQVLSSLQEDIEFLSLCNRKDRLSDADIDRIQTIAQQSFYVDRVQQQVLGPAEIENLSIRAGTLNTAERDIMQHHSEMTYRMLSELPFPKKLKQIPIFAAYHHERIDGMGYPKGVKGDEIPLQARIIALADIFEALTARDRPYKRTIPVAEATEILLQLGRSGHLDPELVAFFIEHRLYEFQTDDMAHIV, encoded by the coding sequence ATGCAAAAACCATCTGCTGCACAACCCGTTTTTCAAAGCGAGCCTGGTCTGGATCAACTGATCGAAACCATCGGGGCTGAAGTCCGCAGATTTGTCGCCGACTCCCACCGCAAGACACTTCGGCTCGTCGAAATCGGAACGGCACTGACTGCGGAAAGGCATACGGGCAGGCTTCTCGAGCGGATCGTGGAAGAGGCCTGTGAACTGACCGGTTCCGACGGCGGGACGCTCTATCTTGTCGATTGTGCCAAGACGCATCTGTCCTTTGCCATCGTTCTCAACCGGACGCTGGGAATAGCCATGGGCGGGAGCAGCGGGAGAATCCCGTGGTCCGCCGTCCCCCTTTTCGATGACGATGGATCGCCAAATGAACGGAATGTCAGCGCCTATGCCGCACTCAAGGAGCAGGTCGTCAACATTCCGGATGTGTATCAAGCCGAGGGATTCGACTTCGAAGGCACCCGCACCTATGACCGGCAGGCGGGATACCGATCGAAGTCCATGCTGGTCGTACCCCTTCACGACCATGAGCGGGAGTTGATCGGGGTGCTCCAGCTCGTGAATGCGCTGGATCCGGCAACCGGAGACGCGATCCCCTTTTCGATCGAGAACCAGAAGATTTGTGAATCGCTTGCTTCGCTGGCCGGTACGGCATTGATCCAGACAAGGCTCATCAATGACCTCGACAAATTGCTCCAGGCATTCATCCGAAGCATCGGTATGGCTATCGACGAAAAATCCACCGTCACCTCGGGTCATGTGCGTCGCGTGACCGAGTTGACCACGAGCATTGCCCAGGCGCTCAATGCAGAGACTGGGGGGGTATTCGGCCCCGTCCGGTTTGGCCCGGATGAATTGAAGGAGCTGCAGATGGCCGCATGGCTCCACGATCTGGGCAAGATCACCACCCCCAACCACATTATGGACAAATCGACCCGGCTCGAAGGGATCTATGATCGGATTGAGCTGATCCGGACGCGTTTCGAAGTCCTCAAACGGGATGCAGAGATCGCGTTTCTGCAGGTGCAAGTCCAAGGCTTGGATACTGCTGCCATCCGGGAAGCGAAAGAAAAACGGGATCAGGTTCTGTCAAGCCTTCAGGAGGATATCGAATTTTTATCCCTGTGCAACCGGAAGGATCGGCTCAGTGATGCAGATATCGATCGGATTCAGACTATCGCGCAACAATCCTTTTACGTGGATCGGGTTCAACAACAGGTGCTTGGGCCTGCAGAAATCGAGAATCTGTCGATTCGGGCCGGAACATTGAATACGGCGGAGCGCGATATCATGCAACATCATTCGGAAATGACCTACCGGATGCTTTCCGAGCTGCCCTTTCCGAAAAAACTCAAACAAATTCCGATTTTCGCGGCGTACCATCATGAGCGAATCGATGGCATGGGGTATCCCAAAGGGGTGAAGGGCGATGAAATACCGCTCCAGGCGCGGATTATCGCATTGGCGGATATTTTCGAGGCGCTGACCGCACGGGATCGTCCCTACAAGCGAACCATACCTGTTGCAGAGGCCACAGAAATATTGCTGCAGCTTGGCCGAAGCGGGCACCTCGACCCGGAACTCGTGGCCTTTTTTATCGAACATCGCCTCTATGAATTTCAGACGGATGACATGGCCCATATCGTGTAG
- a CDS encoding universal stress protein — MQDQPRKSIRKILFHTRFREHAFQALESLLELRKVGLSEVVLTHIVPTEEVSFVPYGGYLKEQADRFVEEARLRFEDWSHQLSDRGIRFRYRIDIGQPNAKILAIAEEEQVDWIVTGRKKRTLLEMVYVGSHLLDILRRSDRPVLMHKYIVECKEGCEAKIRVNERIFARPLITTDWSDPCLHARDELPRFGGLIEKVHIVHVMDEKSTNGRNREMLLQMEAENRGKLETWRKWFAEQGIKSETHLSAGKATSEILRMAHDYDATLIVMGRTGKDWLDEYWLGGVSHRVAEKAELPVLIVP, encoded by the coding sequence ATGCAAGACCAACCCCGGAAAAGCATTCGAAAAATTCTGTTTCACACCCGATTCCGCGAACATGCGTTTCAGGCCCTCGAATCCCTGCTCGAACTCCGAAAAGTCGGGCTTTCCGAGGTGGTGCTGACCCATATCGTGCCGACGGAAGAAGTTTCCTTCGTGCCGTACGGCGGATACTTGAAGGAGCAGGCGGATCGGTTTGTGGAAGAAGCGAGACTGCGTTTCGAGGACTGGAGCCACCAACTGTCCGACAGAGGCATTCGCTTTCGATACCGGATCGATATCGGGCAACCGAACGCCAAGATTCTGGCCATCGCCGAAGAAGAACAGGTCGACTGGATCGTGACCGGCCGAAAGAAACGGACCCTTCTCGAGATGGTATATGTGGGCTCGCATCTTCTCGACATTCTGCGAAGAAGCGACAGACCAGTACTGATGCACAAATACATCGTGGAATGCAAGGAAGGCTGTGAAGCGAAAATCCGGGTGAACGAGCGGATTTTCGCCAGGCCGCTCATCACGACCGACTGGTCCGACCCCTGCCTCCATGCGAGAGACGAATTGCCGCGCTTCGGCGGGTTGATCGAGAAAGTGCATATCGTCCATGTGATGGATGAGAAAAGCACGAATGGCCGGAACCGGGAGATGCTCCTGCAGATGGAAGCCGAAAATCGCGGCAAATTGGAAACATGGCGGAAGTGGTTTGCGGAGCAGGGAATCAAATCGGAAACCCATCTTTCGGCCGGAAAGGCGACTTCCGAAATTCTGCGAATGGCTCACGACTACGATGCGACTCTCATCGTGATGGGGCGAACCGGGAAAGACTGGCTGGATGAATACTGGCTGGGCGGTGTGTCCCATCGGGTGGCCGAAAAGGCCGAACTTCCCGTCCTGATCGTTCCCTGA
- a CDS encoding PAS domain S-box protein translates to MENPLENKTIAFVGAGRFFRRFCELLMNSYFRGKGIRIRHVVDIDPAAEGLDMARQYGLSILSRYEDLLTDAEIDVLVELTRDLSVAEAIRAIKPERMTVIDHFEASRLWDRLRIVQAWDACLAVVSRANRDHADIRQAVDTFAQDVDAIVSERCAYSHDMESELVAHQQKISQIIAGSTIPTFVIDQNHVITHWNKAMERLTGYGEAEMVGTRRQWEPFWEKPRPSMADVILDRIDKEEIERLYGGKWRPSALIEGAYEAEIFFPKLGTGKWCFFTAAPIRSAGGKYIGAIETLWDTTENKKAEEEREAHTRELSVLCAIYSELSASEDITRRVQHSIEMVRDFLGVHCMGLFLYEPSRGYVPKFLALAGENPCAQPLEDDWMRVLKEAVTTSTVRTLSVLDGGMNRHAQPAEKPSLHTIRFVPVSTKAHKAMGALVIGEAGHRLWTVHEQNILELIGNRIGVAIENTVLQEQLLESEEKYRSLFNNDPHPIFLLDAENYRIWDINQRVTEVYGYTIGDLAGKTIADLGDETDTDVLEQIRRLASNRTLLLTKKRHFKSDGRPFFVNINVRRASDIHENILIVTTTDITEVVEKETQLIQAGKMATLGLMAAGIAHEINQPLNVIQVCADYLLKMVSRKAEIPEADMASIANDIGRNVQRAADIIRHMRDFSRQAEAVKTQISINDPIRDVLKVLGHQVKAHDVSLFVSLDDDLPPILASHNRLEQVFINLVTNAVDAMDEKQARPDCKGYRKRLEVITRLEQGLVSARITDNGIGMSPEIRDRIFEPFFTTKSVGKGTGLGVSISYGIVRDYEGTLELDSEPGQGTSFIVRFPPVEQGHASHSADR, encoded by the coding sequence ATGGAAAATCCCCTCGAAAACAAGACGATTGCCTTTGTCGGCGCCGGCCGATTCTTTCGGCGGTTTTGCGAGCTGCTGATGAACTCCTATTTCCGGGGAAAAGGCATCCGTATCCGCCATGTGGTGGACATCGATCCTGCAGCGGAAGGTCTGGACATGGCCAGGCAATACGGCCTATCCATCCTGAGCCGTTATGAAGATCTGTTGACGGATGCGGAAATCGATGTATTGGTTGAACTCACCAGAGATCTTTCCGTTGCAGAGGCTATCCGGGCCATCAAGCCGGAGCGTATGACCGTGATCGACCACTTCGAAGCGAGCCGGTTGTGGGATCGCCTGCGGATAGTGCAGGCCTGGGACGCTTGTCTGGCGGTCGTTTCCCGGGCAAACCGGGATCATGCCGATATCCGTCAGGCGGTCGATACCTTTGCCCAAGATGTCGATGCCATTGTCAGCGAGCGATGCGCCTATTCCCATGACATGGAAAGCGAACTGGTCGCCCACCAGCAGAAAATTTCCCAGATCATTGCCGGCAGCACGATTCCAACCTTTGTCATTGATCAGAACCATGTGATCACCCACTGGAACAAGGCCATGGAACGGTTGACCGGATACGGCGAGGCCGAGATGGTCGGGACCAGAAGGCAATGGGAGCCTTTCTGGGAAAAGCCCAGACCGTCAATGGCGGATGTCATTCTCGACCGGATCGACAAGGAGGAGATCGAGCGGCTCTATGGCGGCAAATGGCGCCCTTCGGCCCTGATCGAAGGGGCTTACGAGGCGGAGATCTTTTTCCCCAAACTGGGAACGGGGAAATGGTGTTTTTTCACCGCAGCACCGATCCGCTCCGCCGGCGGCAAATACATCGGCGCCATCGAAACCCTGTGGGACACGACGGAAAACAAAAAGGCCGAAGAAGAGCGGGAAGCCCATACCCGGGAGTTGAGCGTATTGTGCGCCATATATTCCGAATTGAGTGCATCCGAAGATATCACCAGGCGGGTTCAGCACTCCATCGAAATGGTGCGGGATTTTTTGGGCGTCCACTGTATGGGCCTGTTTCTGTATGAACCATCCCGGGGGTATGTCCCGAAATTTCTGGCGCTGGCCGGTGAAAATCCGTGCGCGCAACCGCTGGAAGACGACTGGATGCGGGTGTTGAAGGAAGCGGTGACGACATCAACCGTACGGACCCTGTCCGTGCTCGATGGCGGCATGAACAGGCATGCTCAGCCTGCCGAAAAGCCGTCGCTGCATACCATCCGGTTCGTTCCCGTCAGCACCAAGGCCCACAAGGCCATGGGCGCGCTCGTGATCGGTGAAGCGGGTCACAGGCTCTGGACCGTGCATGAACAGAACATTCTGGAGTTGATTGGAAACCGCATCGGTGTGGCGATCGAAAACACCGTGCTGCAGGAACAGTTGCTCGAATCCGAAGAGAAGTACCGTTCCCTGTTCAACAACGATCCCCATCCGATTTTTCTGCTGGATGCCGAAAATTATCGGATTTGGGACATCAACCAGCGGGTGACCGAAGTCTATGGATACACCATCGGGGATCTGGCCGGAAAAACCATCGCCGATCTCGGCGACGAAACCGATACCGACGTGCTGGAGCAGATTCGCCGCCTCGCATCCAACCGCACGCTGCTGCTGACCAAGAAAAGGCATTTCAAAAGCGACGGCCGTCCCTTCTTCGTCAACATCAATGTGCGCCGCGCCAGTGACATTCATGAAAATATCCTGATCGTCACCACCACCGACATCACGGAAGTGGTCGAAAAAGAAACCCAACTGATTCAGGCCGGAAAAATGGCGACCCTCGGCCTGATGGCCGCAGGGATCGCGCACGAGATCAACCAGCCGCTCAACGTCATTCAGGTCTGCGCCGACTATCTGCTGAAAATGGTTTCCCGGAAAGCGGAGATCCCGGAGGCGGACATGGCCTCCATCGCCAACGACATCGGGCGAAACGTCCAGCGTGCGGCGGACATCATCCGGCATATGCGGGATTTTTCCAGACAGGCCGAAGCGGTGAAAACCCAAATTTCCATCAATGACCCGATCCGGGACGTGCTCAAGGTGCTCGGCCATCAGGTCAAGGCCCATGACGTCTCGCTTTTCGTATCCCTCGACGACGATCTCCCGCCGATCCTGGCCAGCCACAACCGGCTGGAGCAGGTCTTCATCAATCTCGTGACCAATGCCGTGGATGCCATGGACGAAAAGCAGGCGAGGCCGGACTGCAAGGGATACCGGAAACGGCTCGAAGTGATTACCCGCCTGGAGCAGGGGTTGGTCAGCGCCCGGATTACGGATAACGGTATCGGCATGTCTCCGGAAATCCGGGATCGCATTTTCGAGCCGTTTTTCACGACCAAATCGGTCGGCAAGGGAACGGGCCTGGGTGTCAGCATCAGCTATGGCATTGTCCGGGATTATGAGGGTACACTCGAGCTGGACAGTGAACCTGGCCAGGGAACCAGCTTCATCGTACGATTCCCGCCAGTGGAGCAGGGGCATGCATCGCATTCTGCTGATCGATGA
- a CDS encoding ATP-binding response regulator yields MHRILLIDDEPDIVRVLAMSLRADGHTVHTACSGEEGVALFREYEPDIVITDIRMPGMDGIEVLKRVRSLSDRVEVIIVTGHGDVDVAIEALKYGASDFINKPVRDEALAVALKRAGEKLAIQQQIRDHTRDLEEKVEEATRALRRQTVFLQELINSSWDGIVGIDADGAIAVYNPAAERIFGKTARQVLGVAIDALEDEVRCLIEQAISSNVCHLDSQEITVTAASGERIPVDFSGSCLFDSEAQIGFVGFFHDLREIRRLQQELIEKERLATIGQTVAGLAHCIKNILHGLEGGSYILDAAIKRKDYDKLTNGWRLIQRTVHRTADLLKDLLTYSKKREPEYRTCHPAAIVKEVCDLLQPVAAKSRVSLDLQAEPEDRDAWLDPQTLYRVAMNLISNAIDACMFDENRLKSFHVQVKLAISSGKRVDLWVVDNGSGMDEETLSKLFISFFSTKGSQGTGLGLLVTRKLVEEHGGGIEVQSRAGEGTTFHVWLPILQAQPPDDQGENHGQESVVGGR; encoded by the coding sequence ATGCATCGCATTCTGCTGATCGATGACGAGCCCGACATCGTACGGGTGCTGGCCATGTCCCTTCGGGCGGACGGGCATACCGTGCACACCGCCTGCAGCGGCGAGGAAGGGGTCGCGCTGTTCCGGGAATACGAGCCGGATATCGTGATTACCGATATCCGGATGCCGGGCATGGATGGCATCGAGGTGCTCAAGCGGGTTCGCAGTTTGAGTGATCGGGTCGAGGTCATCATCGTTACGGGTCACGGGGATGTCGATGTCGCGATCGAGGCATTGAAATACGGCGCCAGCGATTTCATCAACAAACCGGTTCGCGACGAAGCGCTGGCCGTCGCTTTGAAGCGGGCCGGGGAAAAGCTGGCCATCCAGCAGCAAATCCGGGATCATACCCGCGATCTGGAAGAAAAAGTCGAAGAGGCCACGCGGGCCTTGCGGCGTCAGACCGTTTTTTTACAGGAATTGATCAACAGCTCCTGGGATGGTATCGTCGGCATCGACGCCGATGGCGCCATCGCCGTATACAATCCGGCTGCGGAGCGCATTTTCGGAAAAACGGCCCGGCAGGTGCTGGGAGTGGCCATCGATGCGCTCGAAGATGAAGTCCGCTGCCTCATCGAGCAGGCGATCTCATCGAACGTCTGTCATCTCGATTCTCAGGAAATCACGGTGACGGCGGCAAGCGGCGAGCGAATCCCAGTCGATTTTTCAGGCTCCTGCCTTTTCGACAGCGAGGCGCAGATCGGCTTCGTCGGCTTTTTTCACGATCTGCGAGAAATTCGCAGGCTGCAACAGGAGTTGATCGAAAAGGAACGGCTGGCCACGATCGGCCAGACGGTTGCAGGTCTCGCGCACTGCATCAAGAATATCCTGCATGGGCTGGAAGGCGGCAGCTACATCCTGGACGCCGCCATCAAGCGCAAGGATTACGATAAGCTCACCAACGGCTGGCGGCTGATTCAGCGCACGGTTCATCGGACGGCGGATCTGTTGAAGGATCTGCTCACCTACTCCAAAAAGCGGGAACCGGAATACCGGACATGCCATCCAGCGGCGATCGTGAAAGAAGTCTGCGATCTGCTGCAGCCGGTCGCCGCAAAAAGTCGGGTGAGCCTCGATCTGCAGGCCGAACCGGAAGACCGGGATGCATGGCTCGACCCGCAGACCCTGTACCGGGTGGCGATGAACCTCATTTCCAATGCCATCGATGCCTGCATGTTCGATGAAAACCGGCTGAAAAGCTTCCATGTTCAGGTGAAGCTGGCCATTTCATCCGGGAAACGGGTCGATTTGTGGGTGGTTGACAACGGAAGCGGCATGGACGAAGAGACCCTGTCGAAATTGTTCATTTCGTTTTTCAGCACCAAAGGCTCCCAGGGAACGGGCCTGGGGCTGTTGGTCACCCGCAAGCTCGTCGAGGAGCATGGCGGCGGCATCGAGGTGCAGTCCAGAGCGGGTGAAGGAACGACGTTTCATGTGTGGTTGCCCATCCTGCAGGCGCAGCCACCCGATGACCAGGGGGAGAATCATGGCCAAGAAAGTGTTGTTGGTGGACGATGA
- a CDS encoding response regulator, which produces MAKKVLLVDDDPDILVLNQTVVEENGFDPVAAENGEQGLAMAKSEKPDAIVLDILMPRQSGIKMYRALKLDADLREIPVVVLSGIARKSFLKSQDILSGNDGVRVPEPEIYLEKPVSPDMLADAIRKVLAGR; this is translated from the coding sequence ATGGCCAAGAAAGTGTTGTTGGTGGACGATGACCCGGATATTCTGGTCCTGAACCAGACCGTGGTCGAGGAGAACGGTTTCGATCCGGTCGCGGCGGAAAACGGGGAACAGGGATTGGCCATGGCCAAATCCGAAAAACCGGATGCCATCGTTCTCGATATTCTGATGCCGCGGCAGAGCGGGATCAAGATGTACCGGGCGCTCAAACTCGATGCGGATTTACGGGAAATTCCCGTTGTGGTGCTCTCGGGAATCGCCCGCAAATCCTTTTTGAAGTCCCAGGATATCCTTTCCGGAAACGACGGCGTGCGTGTTCCGGAGCCGGAAATATATCTGGAAAAGCCCGTTTCACCCGATATGCTGGCGGACGCCATCCGGAAGGTTCTGGCGGGCAGATAA
- a CDS encoding universal stress protein yields the protein MKIQKMLFVTRFEDIRFDDLLPILELRKASLDHVVFLNVIEPEKIALRRGLGYRKDEAVRLRERANVRFIDWAEQLFEQGLEVGVYIVVGPMAQQVVKAAKNEEADLIVMGYHKKSKVQELTEGVDISEIAYRTKAPVLMLKESRDEPTECPFRRPLLATAWSPASNRAIELIESMGSVIETAHVIHAASESSLKAESSMAIQETRKTTRKKLDEICERLSRSGISAKPHVYIGEPAAEIQKAALEFQASMVVLGMSRRAGWQERWLGSVPKRLIETLNVPLLVVPTA from the coding sequence ATGAAAATTCAGAAAATGCTCTTTGTGACCCGTTTCGAGGATATCCGGTTCGACGATTTGCTGCCCATTCTCGAGTTGCGCAAGGCATCGCTCGATCATGTGGTCTTCCTGAACGTCATCGAGCCCGAGAAGATCGCCCTGCGAAGGGGCCTCGGATATCGCAAGGACGAGGCCGTCCGGTTGCGGGAGCGGGCCAACGTCCGCTTCATCGACTGGGCGGAGCAGCTTTTCGAACAGGGGCTCGAGGTGGGGGTGTACATCGTTGTCGGGCCGATGGCCCAGCAGGTGGTCAAGGCGGCCAAAAACGAGGAGGCGGACCTGATCGTGATGGGGTACCACAAAAAGAGCAAGGTGCAGGAGCTGACCGAAGGGGTGGATATCAGCGAAATCGCCTATCGCACGAAAGCCCCGGTGCTGATGCTCAAAGAAAGCCGGGATGAACCAACCGAATGCCCTTTCCGCCGGCCGCTTCTGGCCACGGCATGGAGTCCGGCATCGAACCGGGCCATTGAATTGATCGAATCGATGGGCAGCGTCATCGAGACGGCGCATGTCATTCACGCGGCATCGGAGAGCTCCCTCAAGGCGGAATCGTCGATGGCCATCCAGGAAACCCGGAAAACCACCCGGAAGAAACTCGACGAGATTTGCGAGCGGCTTTCCCGATCCGGCATATCGGCAAAGCCCCATGTCTACATCGGGGAGCCGGCTGCGGAAATCCAGAAGGCGGCCCTCGAATTTCAGGCATCGATGGTGGTGCTGGGCATGTCCAGAAGGGCCGGATGGCAGGAGCGCTGGCTCGGGAGCGTGCCCAAGCGGCTGATCGAAACCTTGAATGTCCCGCTCCTGGTAGTGCCGACGGCATGA
- the recN gene encoding DNA repair protein RecN, whose amino-acid sequence MLRELTIKNFAIIDDLHIEFNEGLTVLTGETGAGKSIVVQAVNLLLGARADASMVRSGCSAAELEAFFEIPEACPAASILLENDIDPGEGLVVRRVVSESNRHKITMNGRTVTGQMLQAVTGHLAGISGQHAHQRLLREDHHLLLLDAFCGLHAERQELTRLYHVLMPLLREHGAILDLQRRQAALAEVLEAERHEIREASVQTGEDQVLESERAILKHREFLVQALQEGMQELYSRDGSILERLVALSKILEKAGRIDPESARIGQRIQEARILVEDIAGDVRGRLGGLEMDEGRLEAIEKRLDALNRLKRKYGGSLDAVQQRLEQVQHELASLEDLDNNRRTIETRIAALKEKMTALAQRLSAERTKGAVQLTSRMVQELAELRMGSARFAVRVAPADPEPGDSGPATREDKRMRETGWDTVSFWIATNEGEELKPLARIASGGELSRVVLAIHAIMAQADAVSTIVFDEVDAGIGGRTADVVGRKLHELAKRHQLICITHLPQIARFGQHHFHIAKRVAGNRTVTTIEALDAEKRVIEMARMLGGEHMTETTLAHARELLETA is encoded by the coding sequence ATGCTTCGTGAACTGACCATCAAGAATTTTGCCATCATCGACGATCTGCATATCGAATTCAACGAAGGCTTGACGGTGCTGACCGGCGAAACCGGTGCCGGAAAATCCATCGTGGTGCAGGCCGTCAACCTGCTGCTGGGCGCCCGGGCCGATGCATCCATGGTCCGCTCCGGATGCAGCGCTGCGGAACTGGAGGCTTTTTTCGAGATTCCGGAAGCCTGCCCGGCCGCGAGCATCCTGCTGGAAAACGATATCGATCCCGGAGAAGGACTGGTCGTTCGCCGGGTGGTTTCGGAAAGCAACCGGCACAAAATCACGATGAACGGCAGGACCGTCACCGGTCAGATGCTCCAGGCGGTCACCGGGCACCTTGCGGGCATTTCCGGGCAGCATGCCCATCAACGCCTGCTCAGGGAAGACCATCATCTGCTGCTGCTCGATGCGTTTTGCGGGCTCCATGCGGAAAGACAGGAATTGACCCGGTTGTACCACGTGTTGATGCCCCTGCTCCGGGAGCATGGCGCCATCCTGGATCTCCAGCGCCGCCAGGCGGCACTGGCCGAAGTCCTGGAAGCGGAGCGCCACGAGATTCGGGAAGCCAGCGTTCAAACCGGTGAAGACCAGGTTCTGGAAAGCGAGCGGGCCATCCTGAAGCACAGGGAATTTCTCGTTCAGGCTCTGCAGGAAGGCATGCAGGAGCTTTACAGCCGGGATGGATCGATTCTGGAACGGCTGGTCGCCCTGTCCAAAATCCTGGAAAAGGCGGGACGCATCGACCCGGAAAGCGCGCGGATTGGCCAGCGGATTCAGGAAGCCCGCATCCTGGTGGAAGACATCGCCGGCGATGTCCGAGGCCGGTTGGGCGGGCTCGAAATGGATGAAGGCAGGCTGGAGGCGATCGAGAAGCGGCTCGATGCCCTGAACCGGCTCAAACGAAAGTACGGAGGTTCCCTCGATGCGGTACAGCAGCGGCTGGAACAGGTTCAGCACGAACTTGCCTCTCTGGAAGATCTCGACAACAACCGCAGAACGATCGAAACCCGCATCGCTGCACTGAAAGAAAAGATGACCGCTCTGGCGCAGAGGCTTTCCGCCGAGCGCACGAAAGGTGCCGTGCAGTTGACATCCCGCATGGTGCAGGAACTGGCCGAATTGCGGATGGGATCGGCCCGGTTCGCGGTCCGGGTGGCACCCGCCGATCCGGAACCGGGAGACAGCGGCCCGGCGACCCGGGAGGACAAACGGATGCGGGAGACGGGGTGGGATACGGTATCGTTCTGGATCGCAACCAATGAAGGAGAAGAATTGAAGCCGCTGGCCCGTATCGCATCCGGCGGGGAGCTCTCGCGCGTGGTTCTGGCCATTCATGCCATCATGGCTCAGGCAGATGCCGTTTCGACCATCGTTTTCGATGAAGTGGACGCTGGCATCGGCGGCCGGACGGCCGATGTCGTCGGCCGGAAATTGCACGAGCTGGCAAAGCGGCATCAGCTCATCTGCATTACCCATCTTCCGCAAATCGCCCGTTTCGGCCAGCACCATTTTCATATCGCCAAACGGGTCGCCGGAAATCGAACCGTCACCACCATCGAGGCGCTCGATGCCGAAAAACGGGTGATCGAAATGGCCCGGATGCTGGGCGGGGAGCACATGACGGAAACGACGCTGGCCCATGCCAGAGAGCTTCTTGAAACGGCATGA